The following proteins are encoded in a genomic region of Saccharopolyspora antimicrobica:
- a CDS encoding acyl-CoA dehydrogenase family protein produces MTTRNWTDARPATAAEWIERAKDVAAVLATDALARDRANSTPYEEVALLKDAGLVTLLGPREHGGAGESWETAYRVVREVARGDGSIGQLLGYHYLWAWAARLVGTTEQIAAVEELYTGNNLFFGGAVNPRDDDLVIADEGDWLVFRGRKSFSTGGKVSDLTVLEGVLEDSGGHVFAIVPSDQQGITFGDDWDNLGQRLTESGSVLVEDVRVPWASAAGYVDKEFRPLTYNTLNVPTIQLVFANFYLGIAQAALQAGLAYTAERTRPWPYGGDNKDSATEEFYVLDAFGDLQAKLWAAEALIDKAGAVLSGLLHAERESLTERQRGEAAVLIAAAKQRIIDTGLEVSSRIFEVTGARATANSVGLDIYWRNLRTHSLHDPVAYKRVEVGRYALLGELPEPTWYT; encoded by the coding sequence ATGACCACGAGGAACTGGACCGACGCGCGGCCCGCCACCGCGGCCGAGTGGATCGAACGCGCCAAGGACGTCGCCGCGGTGCTGGCCACCGACGCCCTGGCCCGGGACCGGGCGAACAGCACGCCGTACGAGGAGGTGGCGCTGCTCAAGGACGCCGGGCTGGTGACGCTGCTCGGGCCGCGGGAGCACGGCGGCGCCGGCGAGAGCTGGGAGACCGCCTACCGGGTCGTCCGCGAAGTCGCCAGGGGCGACGGCTCGATCGGGCAGCTGCTCGGCTACCACTACCTGTGGGCCTGGGCGGCGCGGCTGGTCGGCACCACCGAGCAGATCGCCGCGGTCGAAGAGCTCTACACCGGCAACAACCTCTTCTTCGGCGGAGCGGTCAACCCCCGCGACGACGATCTGGTCATCGCCGACGAAGGCGACTGGCTGGTCTTCCGCGGCCGGAAGTCCTTCTCCACCGGCGGCAAGGTCTCCGACCTGACGGTGCTGGAAGGCGTGCTGGAGGACAGCGGCGGGCACGTCTTCGCGATCGTCCCGTCCGACCAGCAGGGCATCACCTTCGGCGACGACTGGGACAACCTGGGCCAGCGGCTCACCGAATCCGGCAGCGTGCTCGTCGAGGACGTGCGGGTGCCGTGGGCCTCGGCGGCGGGCTACGTGGACAAGGAGTTCCGCCCGCTGACCTACAACACGCTCAACGTGCCGACGATCCAGCTGGTGTTCGCCAACTTCTACCTCGGCATCGCCCAGGCTGCGTTGCAGGCGGGCCTGGCCTACACCGCGGAGCGCACCCGGCCCTGGCCCTACGGCGGGGACAACAAGGACTCCGCGACCGAGGAGTTCTACGTGCTCGACGCGTTCGGCGACCTCCAGGCCAAGCTGTGGGCCGCCGAAGCGCTGATCGACAAGGCCGGTGCCGTGCTGTCCGGGCTGCTGCACGCCGAGCGCGAGTCGCTGACCGAGCGGCAGCGGGGCGAGGCCGCGGTGCTGATCGCGGCGGCCAAGCAGCGCATCATCGACACCGGTCTGGAGGTCAGCAGCCGGATCTTCGAGGTCACCGGCGCGCGGGCCACCGCGAACTCGGTCGGCCTGGACATCTACTGGCGGAACCTGCGCACGCACAGCCTGCACGACCCCGTCGCCTACAAGCGGGTGGAGGTCGGGCGCTACGCGCTGCTCGGCGAACTGCCCGAACCCACTTGGTACACCTGA
- a CDS encoding MetQ/NlpA family ABC transporter substrate-binding protein, with product MSTSHHPSRRNKHFLALIGTLVLALAGCGLAGGTASDERTISIIATDSPPYHDPLEIAREQLEAEGWRLDVRYVTDIVQPNHAVSAGEADFNFFQHGAYLQTFNRDNGTDVVPLFYAVGSPAGVYSTRYDDISQLPDGARIALPVDPANNGRALHLLAGAGRLKLREGAQVVTTSQRDIVDNPHGYSFVEVDQQTLTQTLPDVDAGFLFSRQAIEIGLDVEGAALLREQDLDAVPYRIVVGGRPDEVGSAKARALQAALQSPRVRDFFKQFYGEWAPLPWTEDPQAQLGQWWKDGGR from the coding sequence GTGTCCACATCGCACCACCCGTCCCGCCGGAACAAGCACTTCCTCGCCCTGATCGGCACCCTGGTGCTGGCCCTCGCCGGCTGCGGGCTGGCCGGCGGCACCGCGTCGGACGAGCGCACCATCAGCATCATCGCCACCGACAGCCCGCCGTACCACGACCCGCTGGAGATCGCCCGCGAACAGCTCGAAGCCGAGGGCTGGCGGCTCGACGTCCGGTACGTGACCGACATCGTGCAGCCCAACCACGCGGTCAGCGCCGGGGAGGCCGACTTCAACTTCTTCCAGCACGGTGCCTACCTGCAGACCTTCAACCGGGACAACGGAACCGACGTGGTGCCGCTGTTCTACGCCGTCGGCTCGCCCGCGGGCGTTTACTCCACGCGCTACGACGACATCTCGCAGCTGCCCGACGGCGCCCGCATCGCGCTGCCGGTGGACCCGGCGAACAACGGCCGGGCCCTGCACCTGCTGGCCGGCGCCGGGCGGCTGAAGCTGCGCGAAGGCGCGCAGGTGGTGACCACCAGCCAGCGCGACATCGTGGACAACCCGCACGGCTATTCCTTCGTAGAGGTCGACCAGCAGACGCTCACCCAGACGCTGCCGGACGTCGACGCCGGTTTCCTGTTCTCCCGGCAGGCGATCGAGATCGGGCTGGACGTCGAGGGCGCGGCCCTGCTGCGCGAGCAGGACCTCGACGCCGTTCCGTACCGGATCGTCGTCGGCGGCCGCCCGGACGAGGTGGGCTCGGCCAAGGCCCGAGCCCTGCAAGCGGCGCTGCAGAGCCCGCGGGTCCGCGACTTCTTCAAGCAGTTCTACGGCGAGTGGGCCCCGCTGCCGTGGACCGAGGACCCGCAGGCCCAGCTCGGCCAGTGGTGGAAGGACGGCGGACGTTGA
- a CDS encoding helix-turn-helix domain-containing protein, producing MPNGRLQSAIRAAGLTIEDLARELRVDPKTAGRWVTVDGRVPHPGNRRDISNLVGVDEVHLWPSLAENLHVKPNTDTELVHLYPSRSSIPFTLWTELIASVKEQMDVLVFSGQFLVEQHDILPVVRQKAAEGVRVRFAVGDEASTAVTQRAMEEGTTGGLQGRIQMMRRYLAEVADLPNVEVRTHGTILYNSLYRFDDNLLVNGHVFGGLAGQNPVLHLRQLPGGLMWKNYMRSFDHAWKHARPELPH from the coding sequence ATGCCGAACGGACGCCTACAGTCCGCGATCCGGGCAGCGGGCCTGACCATCGAGGATCTGGCCCGGGAGCTCCGCGTCGACCCGAAAACCGCGGGGCGATGGGTCACGGTTGATGGCCGTGTCCCCCACCCCGGCAACCGCCGGGACATCTCGAATCTCGTCGGAGTCGACGAGGTTCACCTCTGGCCATCATTGGCCGAGAATCTGCACGTCAAGCCGAACACCGACACCGAGCTAGTGCACCTGTACCCGTCTCGGTCGTCGATACCGTTCACGCTGTGGACCGAGTTGATCGCCAGCGTCAAGGAACAGATGGACGTCCTCGTGTTCTCCGGGCAGTTCCTGGTGGAGCAGCACGACATCCTCCCCGTCGTGCGCCAGAAGGCAGCCGAGGGCGTGAGAGTCCGGTTCGCGGTCGGCGACGAGGCTTCGACCGCGGTGACGCAGAGGGCGATGGAAGAAGGCACGACCGGCGGCCTCCAAGGGCGGATCCAGATGATGCGGCGCTACCTCGCCGAGGTGGCTGACCTCCCGAATGTCGAGGTCAGAACGCACGGGACGATCCTGTACAACTCGCTCTACCGGTTCGACGACAACCTGCTGGTGAACGGTCATGTGTTCGGAGGGCTCGCCGGTCAGAATCCCGTGCTGCATCTCCGCCAGCTTCCCGGTGGCCTCATGTGGAAGAACTACATGCGCTCGTTCGACCACGCCTGGAAGCACGCTCGACCAGAACTGCCCCACTGA
- the sfnG gene encoding dimethylsulfone monooxygenase SfnG, which produces MSDAHRAEPLKFAYWVPNVSGGLVTSRIEQRTDFGFDYNRELAVLAERSGFEYALSQVRYASSYGAAQQHDPAAFSLGLLLATERLKLIVAAHPGLWHPAILAKFGITADLLSRGRFAVNIVSGWFKDEFTGLGEPWLEHDERYRRTEEFIRVLRGLWTRPDFDFSGDFYRIHDFSLRPQPHPVPGRAHPEIFQGGNSTAARQVAGRVSDWYFSNGKDFDGFTEQVADVRAVAAEHGRTVRFGLNGFLIARDTEARARDVLRQIVEQADTEAVEGFRAAVRQAGQSTSDGKGMWADSGFADLVQYNDGFRTGLIGTPEQIAHRIVEYKKRGADLILLGFLHYLDDVEHFGRHVLPIVRELEAELDRTGDPLGAGNAR; this is translated from the coding sequence ATGTCCGACGCCCACCGCGCCGAACCGCTGAAATTCGCCTACTGGGTGCCCAACGTCAGCGGTGGCCTGGTCACCAGCAGGATAGAACAGCGAACCGACTTCGGATTCGACTACAACCGGGAACTCGCGGTGCTCGCCGAGCGCAGCGGGTTCGAGTACGCGCTCAGCCAGGTCCGCTACGCCTCCAGCTACGGCGCCGCCCAGCAGCACGACCCGGCCGCGTTCAGCCTCGGGCTGCTGCTGGCCACCGAACGGCTGAAGCTGATCGTCGCCGCGCACCCCGGGCTCTGGCACCCGGCGATCCTGGCCAAGTTCGGCATCACCGCCGATCTGCTGTCCCGGGGCCGCTTCGCGGTGAACATCGTCAGCGGCTGGTTCAAGGACGAGTTCACCGGCCTCGGCGAACCCTGGCTGGAGCACGACGAGCGCTATCGCCGCACGGAGGAGTTCATCCGGGTGCTGCGCGGCCTGTGGACCCGGCCGGACTTCGACTTCAGCGGCGACTTCTACCGGATCCACGACTTCAGCCTGCGCCCGCAGCCCCACCCGGTGCCCGGCCGGGCGCACCCGGAGATCTTCCAGGGCGGGAACTCCACCGCCGCGCGGCAGGTGGCCGGCCGCGTCTCCGACTGGTACTTCAGCAACGGCAAGGACTTCGACGGCTTCACCGAGCAGGTCGCCGACGTCCGGGCCGTCGCCGCCGAGCACGGCCGCACCGTGCGGTTCGGCCTGAACGGCTTCCTGATCGCCCGCGACACCGAGGCGCGGGCGCGCGACGTGCTGCGCCAGATCGTCGAACAGGCCGACACCGAGGCGGTGGAGGGCTTCCGCGCCGCCGTGCGGCAGGCCGGTCAGTCCACTTCGGACGGAAAGGGGATGTGGGCGGACTCCGGGTTCGCCGACCTGGTGCAGTACAACGACGGGTTCCGCACCGGGCTGATCGGCACGCCGGAGCAGATCGCGCACCGCATCGTCGAGTACAAGAAGCGCGGCGCGGACCTGATCCTGCTCGGTTTCCTGCACTACCTCGACGACGTCGAGCACTTCGGCCGCCACGTGCTGCCGATCGTCCGCGAACTCGAAGCCGAACTCGACCGCACCGGCGACCCGCTCGGTGCCGGAAACGCACGGTGA
- a CDS encoding LLM class flavin-dependent oxidoreductase, with the protein MSARKRLRLSAFVMATTSHILEGQWRHPEAQQHRFDELSLWTDLARQLEAARFDAIFFADVVGLYGNYRGNWDIFATEGLQIPSHDPSVMISALGAVTEHLGLAWTSSVIQEHPFTFARRAATLDHLTGGRTGWNIVTSALENAHRNFGLPGLTPHDERYRWADEYVEVVYKLLEGSWEDDALRLDKAAGVHADPAKIHKIHHRGERYSVEGPHLVAPSAQRTPVLFQAGTSPAGMAFAARNAEAVFMFAGSPDSARKITTTVRAGAADHGRRPEDVLFFAGLSFVVGSTEAEARRRKADFDEYLSVDGLAAHMLGGMGVDLGDAPVDTPLKDLRVEGGRGVLQAVIDSVPGGNPTIEDMVRYRAERMRLVGTPERIADELERWQDAGIDGINIINHVIPGSYAEVIDGLLPELRRRGLAQAEYAPGTFREKLYSDGARLNPRHPAASYRGAFHDAPR; encoded by the coding sequence GTGAGCGCCCGGAAACGGTTGCGGCTGAGCGCTTTCGTGATGGCCACCACCTCGCACATCCTGGAGGGCCAGTGGCGGCACCCGGAAGCCCAGCAGCACCGCTTCGACGAGCTGTCGCTGTGGACCGATCTCGCCCGGCAGCTGGAGGCGGCCCGCTTCGACGCGATCTTCTTCGCCGACGTCGTCGGCCTCTACGGCAATTACCGCGGCAACTGGGACATCTTCGCCACCGAAGGCCTGCAGATCCCCTCGCACGACCCGTCGGTGATGATCTCCGCGCTCGGCGCGGTGACCGAGCACCTGGGCCTGGCCTGGACCAGCTCGGTGATCCAGGAGCACCCGTTCACCTTCGCCCGGCGCGCGGCCACGCTCGACCACCTCACCGGCGGCCGGACGGGCTGGAACATCGTCACCTCGGCGCTGGAGAACGCCCACCGCAACTTCGGGCTGCCCGGCCTGACCCCGCACGACGAGCGCTACCGGTGGGCCGACGAGTACGTCGAGGTGGTCTACAAGCTGCTGGAGGGCAGCTGGGAGGACGACGCGCTGCGGCTGGACAAGGCCGCCGGGGTGCACGCCGATCCGGCGAAGATCCACAAGATCCACCACCGCGGCGAGCGGTACTCGGTGGAGGGCCCGCACCTGGTGGCGCCGTCGGCCCAGCGCACCCCGGTGCTGTTCCAGGCGGGCACCTCTCCTGCCGGGATGGCGTTCGCGGCGCGCAACGCCGAAGCGGTGTTCATGTTCGCCGGTTCGCCGGACAGCGCGCGGAAGATCACCACCACCGTCCGGGCCGGCGCTGCCGACCACGGCCGCCGTCCGGAGGACGTGCTGTTCTTCGCCGGACTGTCCTTCGTGGTCGGCAGCACCGAGGCCGAAGCCCGGCGGCGCAAGGCCGACTTCGACGAGTACCTGTCGGTGGACGGCCTCGCCGCGCACATGCTCGGCGGGATGGGCGTCGACCTCGGCGACGCGCCGGTGGACACCCCGCTGAAGGACCTGCGCGTCGAGGGCGGCCGGGGTGTGCTGCAGGCCGTCATCGACTCCGTGCCGGGCGGCAACCCGACCATCGAGGACATGGTCCGCTACCGCGCGGAGCGGATGCGGCTGGTCGGCACGCCGGAGCGGATCGCCGACGAGCTGGAGCGCTGGCAGGACGCCGGAATCGACGGGATCAACATCATCAACCACGTCATCCCGGGCAGCTACGCGGAGGTGATCGACGGCCTGCTGCCCGAACTGCGCCGCCGCGGCCTGGCCCAGGCGGAGTACGCCCCGGGAACCTTCCGCGAGAAGCTGTACTCCGACGGCGCCCGCCTGAACCCGCGCCACCCGGCCGCGTCCTACCGCGGAGCCTTCCACGACGCACCCCGCTGA
- a CDS encoding methionine ABC transporter permease, which yields MSAERILAALPEMAGALGETAVMLLITVPIAVLAAIPTGVLLWSSGPGGPSPSPRLHQVLNAVVNLVRSFPFLILLIAMIPITRLIVGTSVGTLAVTVPLCVNAVAYLSRFVEQNLLQVDPGVIEAAQAMGASKLRTIWSVLLVEARPGLAGSITIMVVSFISYSAIAGLVGGGGIGDFAIRHGYYRYETGVMVVAVLVMIALVQLVQLVGNLTVRRLDKRL from the coding sequence ATGTCGGCTGAGCGCATCCTCGCGGCGCTCCCGGAGATGGCCGGGGCGCTCGGCGAGACCGCGGTCATGCTGCTGATCACGGTGCCGATCGCGGTGCTGGCCGCGATCCCCACCGGAGTGCTGCTGTGGTCGAGCGGACCTGGCGGGCCGAGTCCGTCACCGCGGCTGCACCAGGTGCTCAACGCGGTGGTGAACCTCGTCCGCTCGTTCCCGTTCCTCATCCTGCTGATCGCGATGATCCCGATCACCCGGCTGATCGTGGGCACCAGCGTCGGCACCCTCGCGGTGACAGTGCCGCTGTGCGTCAACGCCGTCGCCTACCTGTCGCGGTTCGTCGAGCAGAACCTGCTGCAGGTCGACCCCGGCGTGATCGAGGCGGCGCAGGCGATGGGCGCGTCGAAGCTGCGCACCATCTGGAGCGTGCTGCTGGTCGAGGCGCGGCCGGGTCTGGCGGGTTCGATCACCATCATGGTGGTCAGCTTCATCTCCTACTCGGCGATCGCGGGCCTGGTCGGCGGCGGTGGCATCGGCGATTTCGCCATCCGGCACGGTTACTACCGCTACGAGACGGGCGTGATGGTGGTGGCGGTGCTCGTCATGATCGCGCTGGTGCAACTCGTCCAGCTGGTCGGCAACCTGACCGTGCGACGACTGGACAAGCGGCTGTGA
- a CDS encoding methionine ABC transporter ATP-binding protein — translation MITLRGVTKRFTGPGGPLTAVDDVDLHVPRGSVQGIIGFSGAGKSTLIRLINLLERPDSGSVEVDGTDLTAVDDAELRRRRARIGMIFQHFNLLANLTAAQNVELALRIAGVHKTARAARVAEALAVVDLSDKADAYPAKLSGGQQQRVAIARALANEPSVLLCDEPTSAVDPRTTVSVLSYLKEVNERLGITIVLVTHEMNVVRAIADDVAVMDGGKVVEHLRLDGSPLRPETEIAQFMIDDRIRLRSLEETHVG, via the coding sequence TTGATCACCTTGCGCGGCGTCACCAAGCGCTTCACCGGCCCGGGCGGCCCGCTGACCGCCGTCGACGACGTCGACCTGCACGTGCCGCGCGGATCGGTGCAGGGCATCATCGGGTTCTCCGGGGCGGGCAAGTCGACGCTGATCCGCCTGATCAACCTCCTGGAGCGACCGGACTCCGGCTCGGTCGAGGTCGACGGCACCGATCTGACCGCTGTGGACGATGCCGAGCTGCGCAGGCGACGGGCCAGGATCGGCATGATCTTCCAGCACTTCAACCTGCTGGCCAACCTCACCGCGGCGCAGAACGTCGAGCTGGCCCTGCGCATCGCCGGAGTGCACAAGACGGCCCGCGCGGCGCGGGTGGCCGAAGCGCTCGCGGTGGTGGACCTCTCCGACAAGGCCGACGCCTACCCGGCGAAGCTCTCGGGCGGGCAGCAGCAGCGGGTGGCGATCGCCCGGGCGCTGGCCAACGAGCCGTCGGTGCTGCTGTGCGACGAGCCGACCAGCGCCGTCGACCCGCGGACCACGGTGTCGGTGCTGAGCTACCTCAAGGAGGTCAACGAGCGGCTCGGCATCACGATCGTGCTGGTCACCCACGAGATGAACGTGGTGCGCGCGATCGCCGACGACGTCGCGGTGATGGACGGCGGCAAGGTCGTCGAGCACCTGCGGCTGGACGGCTCCCCGCTGCGGCCGGAGACCGAGATCGCCCAGTTCATGATCGACGACCGCATCCGGCTGCGGAGCTTGGAGGAGACCCATGTCGGCTGA